One window from the genome of Cricetulus griseus strain 17A/GY chromosome 2, alternate assembly CriGri-PICRH-1.0, whole genome shotgun sequence encodes:
- the Hsbp1l1 gene encoding heat shock factor-binding protein 1-like protein 1, protein MDVRAPEVPCGDVLQNAAENLLQELEEHFRALTTTLNLRVEEMGNRIKDLQKNVDDLMVQAGIENPIKEQMY, encoded by the exons ATGGACGTCCGAGCGCCGGAAGTCCCTTGCGGGGACGTGCTGCAGAACGCG GCAGAAAATCTACTTCAGGAGCTTGAAGAACACTTCCGAGCTCTGACTACAACATTAAACCTCAGAG TAGAGGAAATGGGAAATCGCATCAAGGACTTACAGAAAAACGTTGATGACCTAATGGTTCAAGCTGGAATAGAGAATCCGATCAAAGAACAAATG TACTAA